A region from the Methanolacinia paynteri genome encodes:
- the cmr3 gene encoding type III-B CRISPR module-associated protein Cmr3, producing MSEIHLSIDPHDPIIARDARPFGLGIRMKSLDWPYPSVLAGSVRTMLGKMNGNGFDPVTVAKLKKVSVSGPLPLYNKNNIESLYLPAPLDIVVNDTDKNEPAVYPIRPSKTGDNEWCNLPDEKLLPAMIPESVGDDFKPAEIAQFWSLKKMAEWLAHDSPDSFKVPLKTKKGGKKVDPDSGYIDLPEKESRIHVQIKPDTGTSDEGRLFETIGLDFGAGDVRIAARVDTKDFIWKNSFHPIGGERRLAFWESGRDPGWECPGEITGALEGKKYARMILATPAVFSNGWLPGWLDKETLCGTPPGLPENIEQKFTLTLKSACVGRWKPLSGWDLQKKGPKPIRRLVPAGSVYFFEVTTGDPKDIAEKLWLRPVSDTIDDQNYSTDGFGLALWGVWNADDKMK from the coding sequence ATGAGTGAAATCCATCTATCTATCGATCCCCATGATCCAATCATTGCACGGGATGCCCGTCCTTTCGGGTTAGGCATTCGCATGAAATCTCTTGACTGGCCGTACCCGTCCGTTCTGGCCGGCTCCGTAAGAACAATGCTGGGTAAAATGAACGGAAATGGCTTTGATCCTGTTACAGTTGCCAAACTCAAAAAAGTCTCGGTTTCCGGACCGCTGCCGCTATACAATAAGAATAATATTGAAAGTCTGTATCTTCCGGCACCCCTCGACATAGTTGTTAACGATACTGATAAGAATGAACCTGCCGTTTATCCGATCCGTCCTTCAAAAACCGGGGACAACGAATGGTGCAACCTTCCGGATGAAAAACTCTTGCCGGCAATGATCCCGGAAAGCGTTGGCGATGATTTCAAACCGGCGGAGATCGCTCAGTTCTGGTCCTTAAAAAAGATGGCGGAATGGCTTGCACATGATTCCCCCGACTCGTTTAAAGTTCCCCTGAAAACTAAAAAAGGCGGAAAAAAGGTAGATCCGGATTCAGGATACATCGATTTACCGGAGAAAGAATCAAGAATCCATGTTCAGATTAAACCCGATACAGGAACCTCAGATGAAGGGAGGCTTTTTGAAACAATTGGCCTGGATTTCGGTGCGGGAGATGTCAGGATTGCTGCAAGAGTAGATACAAAAGATTTTATCTGGAAGAATTCGTTCCACCCCATCGGAGGTGAACGACGCCTTGCCTTTTGGGAATCCGGAAGAGATCCGGGATGGGAGTGTCCGGGTGAGATCACCGGTGCTCTTGAAGGTAAAAAATATGCCAGGATGATCCTTGCAACACCTGCGGTCTTTTCAAACGGATGGCTGCCGGGCTGGCTGGACAAAGAAACACTCTGCGGTACACCACCGGGACTACCTGAAAATATTGAGCAAAAATTCACTTTAACACTGAAATCGGCATGTGTAGGCCGCTGGAAACCGCTTTCAGGCTGGGATCTTCAAAAGAAAGGACCAAAACCAATACGGCGTCTTGTCCCGGCAGGCTCCGTGTACTTCTTTGAAGTAACAACCGGAGATCCAAAAGATATTGCAGAGAAACTTTGGCTCCGTCCGGTGAGCGACACCATAGACGATCAAAATTACAGCACAGACGGCTTCGGTCTTGCCCTTTGGGGAGTATGGAATGCTGACGACAAAATGAAATGA